The Chloroflexota bacterium genome segment AGCCAGGGCCAAACGCCTTGCACCGGATTCCTCAGGCCCAGGTAAAAGGGGATATAGAGAAAGAGGGCCAGGGCCAGCACCAGGGCCGCCACAAAGATGGCCCCTCTCCACCGCCCCTTCAGGGCATAGGTATGGACAGACAGCACCACCAGGAACAGGAAGCTGTAGAGCAGAAAGTCCCAGGTATTCAGAAGGCCCAGGGCCCCCAGGGAGAGGGCCAGGACCAGGAGGGAGGGGAGAAGAGTAAGAGAGAGGGCCCAGGGCCTGGGGGAGAAGAACATATTCACCAGGAGGCCCAGGCCCAGGAGGGCAAAGGGCAGGGCCATGAGGTGGGGGTGGAGGTCGCCGAAGTAGAAAGAGAAGAAGGGGAACTCGGTGATGGTGTAGTCCAGGTTCTGGCCACCTTCGTAGGTGGCTATGACCCTGGTAGCCCGCCACCACCAGACATGCTGGGTGGGATACCAGGTAGCCGCTTCATAGGGGCGCTCCAGCCCCTCTATCCCTATCCAGGACCAGAAGCCGGGGGGGCCCCAGCCCCGGGCATAGAGGGCCTCCAGCACCCCCTCCAGGTTCCCCAGAACGAGGAGAAACCCCACCCCCACCAGTCCCCACATCGCCGCCGTCCTGGGCTTGTCCCCCGCCCTCAGGTTGTAGAGAAGACCGAAGGCCCCCAGGGCCACCAGCCCGGCCAGGAGGGCCAGGGCCAGGTTATAGCCCAAGGCAGGATGAATCCCCACCAGCTTTATCACCACCCCCCACATCACATAGCCAAAGTAGTAGTAGTTCACCGGCTCCCCTGCCAGCCAGAAGTCCTCCGGCGGGAAATACCTTGCCCCCAGGACGCTGTTCAAGAAGCCGAAGTCCCCCAGCTTCTCCCCGGAATTGAGGTCGGGGTTCAGGGCCCGGAGGTAGGCCTCGCCAAGAAATACGACAACAAAGAGGCCCTCCACCAGGAGCACATAGGCCCAGCGCTGGCGGAAAAAGGCTGCCAGCTCCCCCCAGTGACGGGCGACAACCCAGACGGAAAGGAGCCCCATAAAGAGGAGGACCAGGAAAATACTGATGCGGGAGAAGGGTACGAGACGCAGGCTCCCCCCCAGCCAGAGCATATAGGCTAGAAAAAGCAGGCCCAGGGCTTTGGAGAAGGCATAGCCCCTATCCCGGAGGAAGGGGAAAAGGGCCCGGGCCAGGGGGAAGGAAATGAGGCCGATTAGCTGGAGGGCTGCCCAACCCAGGATTAAGTGGAGCAAAGGGCCTCGGCGAAGGCCCGGGGGTCAAAGGCGGCCATGTCCTCCAGCTTCTCCCCGGTGCCGATGTAAAGGATGGGTATCCTGAGCTCCTGGGCAATGGCCAGGACAATCCCCCCCTTGGCCGTGCCGTCCAGCTTGGCCAGGAAGATACCGCTTACCTCCACCGCCTCGGCAAAGTGCCTGGCCTGGATAAGGCCGTTCTGCCCGGTGGTGGCATCCAGGACCAGCAGGACCTGGTGGGGGGCGGTGGGGTCGTGGCGGGAGGCCACCCGCTTAATCTTCTTCAACTCCTCCATCAGGTTGTACTTGGTATGGAGGCGTCCAGCGGTGTCTATCAGCACCACCCCCGCCTGCCGCTTCCTGGCCGCCTCTATAGCGTCAAAGACCACCGCCCCCGGGTCTGCCCCCGGCTGGTGAGCGATCACCTCCGCCCCCGCCCTCTCCCCCCACACCCGGAGCTGGTCTATGGCCGCCGCCCGGAAGGTATCCGCCGCCGCCAGCACCACCCGCTCCCCCTGCTCCTTGTAGCTGTGGGCCAGCTTGGCGATGCTGGTAGTCTTGCCCGACCCGTTCACCCCGACAAAGAGGATGACCAGGGGGGAGACAGACGGAGGGGCTGGCCTCGTATCCACCCGGAGGAGGCCCTCTATCTCCGCCGCCAGGGCCCCCTGCACCTGGGCCCCGGCGGTCAGGCCCTCCCGGCGGGCCCTATCCTTGACCTTTTCCACCAGGAGGCGCGTGGTGGGGACCCCCACATCGGCCAGGAGCAGCAGCTCCTCCAGCTCAGCCCAGAGCTCCTCCCCAAAGCGGGGCCTCTCCAGGAGCTGGCCCAGTCTGCCGAGGACCCCCTCCCGCGTCCGCCTGAGGGCCTCTCTTGTTCTCCTCAGCAGGTCCATGCCGCTAGACCATCCCCAAAAGCCTAGATGAAAAACACCGAGTAGTTCGTCAAACTCACGGATTCCCCATCCTTCTGAGCCCAAAAATAGACTGTATAGACACCTTTCCCGCTCTTTGCCAGGATAGGACTCATGTCCACCTCAATGGAAAACGAACTTCCTGACGCATCCCAACGCTTCGCCTCTACCCACTGCACCGTCCAGAATCTGGCTACGGTTGGGTATTCTGGCTCAGTCTCCAAGAGGGCAGGCGTGGGCGGCGGAGTGTCCGGGGGAACGTCGTATGGGTCTGCGCCCTGGGTCTCCCAGGTATATGTTTCAGCGGAGGGAGGATAGTAGTTACCCGGCGGGGGTGGTGGCCTGACGAATGCCACAGGTTCTCCCAGGTCATAAGTATCTGTTTTCCCTAGCTGTCCCAGGGTCAAGGGGTGAGGGGAAGGGTCATGCCATATTTGAAGGGCATTTCGTCCTATCGCAAAGCCCTGTAGCGTCTCGCCCGACATTGACAGCACACCGCCTTCCAGTGTGGGGAGTTGGGTGAACCTTATGTAATCCCCTTCAAACTGCTGGACCAATGCCAGGGTATACTCGTTATACGCTATCCCCAGATTAACTTTCTTGTGCCACTTGTCCAGGATATTCGCCCTGTGGCCCGGACTCTCCATCAAACCAGTCTCCGCTTCGTCCAGCAATTCCCTCGGGCTGCTGGCCGCGTAGTTCACCCCTGTCACCAGTATGGCCGGCCCCGAGAGGTTTTCAGCTTCGTAGTTGAATCCACCCGCCAGGGTGTATCTCATGTATGGCTTCATGCCGTCCATACCCCAGTGAGAAATGTAGCCCTTCGCCATCTCCTCTTCGGCATGGCTCTGAGCGGCAGGATTGCTCCCCAAAGTCACAGGAGCCAGTCCGGCTTCCTGTCTATCTCTATTTATCAATCCAAATGCATACTGGTAAAGCTCCTGGAGAGTAGCAGTTAGAGCGGGTGTCGGGGTAAGAGCAGGAGTAAGGGTAGCTGTTGGGATAGGGGTAAGAGCAGGAGGGGGAGCAGGCGTTGGGGCAGACGCCGGAGCGGGCCTGCAGGCCGCCGCCAGAAGTGCGCCGGCGGTTGCCAGGATGAGCACCCAGCGCCGCAACCCTGACACCGCCTTGATAACCCTCATCACGGGTGGTTCAGGGCTGCTGGCCGAGGAAGTTCTTGAGCAGGTCGTGGCCCAGGGAGGTGAGGATGGACTCGGGATGGAACTGGACCCCCTCTACCGGGTATTCCCGGTGCCTCACCCCCATTATCTCCCCGCTATCGGTGCGGGCCGTGACCTCCAGGACCGGGGGCACGCTCTCCGGCTCAATGACCAGGGAATGGTAGCGGCCGGCCTCAAAGGGGTCGGGCAGGCCCCGGTAGATGGTCCTGCCGTCATGGTGGATGAGGGAGGTCTTGCCGTGCATGGGCTTCTTCGCCCGGACAATCCTCCCCCCGAAGACATGGCCAATGCTCTGGTGGCCGAGGCACACCCCCAGGATGGGTATCGTGCTGGCAAAATGGCCGATGATGTCATTGGACAGCCCGGCCTCCAGGGGGGTGCAGGGGCCGGGGGAGACGACGATATGGCTTGGGGAGAGGGCCTCTATCTCCTCCAGGCTGGTCTTATCGTTACGGCGGACCAGGGGCTCCCAGCCCAGCTCCCCCAGGTACTGCACCAGGTTGTAGGTGAAGGAATCGTAGTTGTCTATGACCAGGACCATGTCGGGATTATAGCACAACTCTAGCTGAAGATAAGAACACTCCTCTATTCCTCCCAGAGGTCTTTCCTGTCCTGCTCCACACCCTTGAGCTCCGGGGGCCTCTTATAGATAGAGGTGTAGTCCCGGACCCGGACCACGACAGGGACAGGCAGGGCATCTCCGAAGACGAGGGCCTGCTGGCGGGACTCCAGACGGGAGAGGACTTTCCTGAGCTCTGTTCTTTCCGAGACCCCCGCCAGGACGCTGTCAACGTCTTTCTCGTTGTCCAGGAGGCAGGTTATCTTGCTCCCCACCTGGCTCATCACCTCCTCGTCAATGCCGGAGGGGCGCTGGTCAATGACCAGGAGGGTGACATATGACTTGCGCCCCTCCCGGGCGATGGTGCCGAAGATGGTCTGGCGCGAGAGCTCAGGGCTGAGGAACCGATGGGCCTCCTCTATAGTGATGACCAGGGGACGGGGATGGGGGGCCCTCTCCCCCCGGGCCCTCTCTGCCCTCTGGACATACTGGTCATGGATGCGGCGGCTGAGGAGGTTGGCCACCAGCATATAAGGGACGATGTCCCAGTAGCGGCCGAACTCCAGCACCACCGTGAGCCCCTTCTCCAGGTAGCCCAGGATACGCTCCACGGCGCTCTCCGGGGAATGGGGCAGCAGAAAGGGCAGACGCTTTAGCTGTTCCAGGCGTCGGTGGAGGTGAAGAAGGGTAGCCTCGTGCTCCTTAAGGCTTTCTGCCAGGTCCTTCACCTGAGCGGGCGAGTAGCTGAGGAAGGACTCCAGCCAGCCTTTTCCCAGGTGGCGGGCCAGGCCATAGGGGGCCTGGGCGGCCAGGTCGGTGAGGTTCAGGGTCTCCCGGAGGAGGGCGATGTCCCCGGGCTCAATCTCATCGTAGCCGATAAGGACGTTGAAGTCGGTCTTCACCCCCCTCCTCCGCGCGCTTTCCTCGTCCAGGGTGAAGACTGCCACCCGCGAGGGGAAGAGCTGTTTGAGGCCCTTGACCACCCCCCCCTCCTCCCTCTCACCCTCCCACCCGTATTCGCTGTGCATATCAAAGACCAGGCTGGAGGCCTGGCCCCGCTGGAGGATGCCCGCCAGGAGGAGCCGGGTGAGCATGGTCTTGCCGGTGCCGGTCTTGCCGAAGATGCCCCCCGAACGCTGGACGAACCTGTCTAGGTCCAGGCAGACCTTCACCTCCAGGTCCAGGGGGCTCCCGATATAGAAGTGCCTGTCGTCCTCAGACCCGAAGACCAGCGCTATATCCTGCTCCGACGCCTCCCGCACCAGGGAGAAGGGGGCGGGGATAGTACGGGCAGGCGGGGGGGCCTCCAGCCCCACCACCCCCAAGGCGAGCTGGGGCAGGACCTTGATGGTGCCGAAGACCCCAGTGCCGGATAGGACCCGGGCAATATAGGGGTCCGAGACATCCAGCTCCAGGCCCCTTTCCAGTGCCCCCAGTTCCACATCGGTGATGAGGCCGAAGAAGCGGCTTTTCTCCCCCTCAATGGTCACATACCTTCCGACCCCCACCGCCTCCACCGATACCCCCTCCTCCAGGCGGACCCTCAGCCCCTGGACGAGACTGCCTCCCACCACCCTCCCCAGCACTTTCCCGCTCAAGACAGCCTCCGCAGCAATGACTGAAGCCGGGGCGCATCCCCCCGGAGGAGGAGGGTAAGCTCCTTCCCCGCCCGGAGCAGGAACTCCTCC includes the following:
- a CDS encoding CAP domain-containing protein, which encodes MMRVIKAVSGLRRWVLILATAGALLAAACRPAPASAPTPAPPPALTPIPTATLTPALTPTPALTATLQELYQYAFGLINRDRQEAGLAPVTLGSNPAAQSHAEEEMAKGYISHWGMDGMKPYMRYTLAGGFNYEAENLSGPAILVTGVNYAASSPRELLDEAETGLMESPGHRANILDKWHKKVNLGIAYNEYTLALVQQFEGDYIRFTQLPTLEGGVLSMSGETLQGFAIGRNALQIWHDPSPHPLTLGQLGKTDTYDLGEPVAFVRPPPPPGNYYPPSAETYTWETQGADPYDVPPDTPPPTPALLETEPEYPTVARFWTVQWVEAKRWDASGSSFSIEVDMSPILAKSGKGVYTVYFWAQKDGESVSLTNYSVFFI
- a CDS encoding aminodeoxychorismate/anthranilate synthase component II translates to MVLVIDNYDSFTYNLVQYLGELGWEPLVRRNDKTSLEEIEALSPSHIVVSPGPCTPLEAGLSNDIIGHFASTIPILGVCLGHQSIGHVFGGRIVRAKKPMHGKTSLIHHDGRTIYRGLPDPFEAGRYHSLVIEPESVPPVLEVTARTDSGEIMGVRHREYPVEGVQFHPESILTSLGHDLLKNFLGQQP
- a CDS encoding ATP-binding protein produces the protein MSGKVLGRVVGGSLVQGLRVRLEEGVSVEAVGVGRYVTIEGEKSRFFGLITDVELGALERGLELDVSDPYIARVLSGTGVFGTIKVLPQLALGVVGLEAPPPARTIPAPFSLVREASEQDIALVFGSEDDRHFYIGSPLDLEVKVCLDLDRFVQRSGGIFGKTGTGKTMLTRLLLAGILQRGQASSLVFDMHSEYGWEGEREEGGVVKGLKQLFPSRVAVFTLDEESARRRGVKTDFNVLIGYDEIEPGDIALLRETLNLTDLAAQAPYGLARHLGKGWLESFLSYSPAQVKDLAESLKEHEATLLHLHRRLEQLKRLPFLLPHSPESAVERILGYLEKGLTVVLEFGRYWDIVPYMLVANLLSRRIHDQYVQRAERARGERAPHPRPLVITIEEAHRFLSPELSRQTIFGTIAREGRKSYVTLLVIDQRPSGIDEEVMSQVGSKITCLLDNEKDVDSVLAGVSERTELRKVLSRLESRQQALVFGDALPVPVVVRVRDYTSIYKRPPELKGVEQDRKDLWEE
- the ftsY gene encoding signal recognition particle-docking protein FtsY, translating into MDLLRRTREALRRTREGVLGRLGQLLERPRFGEELWAELEELLLLADVGVPTTRLLVEKVKDRARREGLTAGAQVQGALAAEIEGLLRVDTRPAPPSVSPLVILFVGVNGSGKTTSIAKLAHSYKEQGERVVLAAADTFRAAAIDQLRVWGERAGAEVIAHQPGADPGAVVFDAIEAARKRQAGVVLIDTAGRLHTKYNLMEELKKIKRVASRHDPTAPHQVLLVLDATTGQNGLIQARHFAEAVEVSGIFLAKLDGTAKGGIVLAIAQELRIPILYIGTGEKLEDMAAFDPRAFAEALCST